Within Helicoverpa zea isolate HzStark_Cry1AcR chromosome 17, ilHelZeax1.1, whole genome shotgun sequence, the genomic segment tatttactttctaatttatttttaggtttaggTTTGCAAATAGAATCgtttttaagtaaatgttaatttaaaaagttaatatGAATCgaatgaaaacaatatttattatgataaaaaaaaacaaaagcatagttgagaaaagaaaacgaatatttattacatagcGACATCTGTCGGCGAGTAGCAAAATTTACTTTGTATAAACCAGCACTTCAAGTAAGCCAGTCTCAAATATTATCACAAGATGGCAGtattattaacaaattaaaacgaaaaactatattaattgttaggaaaaatctttaaaatgttgttatatattatagctttatttaaatgaaaaatatatcaaattattgttttttttttttaacttttttaaaatgaGTTGTTGGTGATTGTCAATGTCATTGACCGCTGTCACTGTCACCAAAACGCAACAATACACGATTCACGGTCAACTTATCTCCTATCTGTTTACGATTTCAATTTCTATTTTTACCAGTgtaatctattttttatataaatattaagacTGATCTAACAAGAAAATGAAGCAAAAACCACAAAATACAGCGAGATAAGTacaaatttatttatagaacCTCACAGGTTAACTTTCGGAGAGGTCATCGAGATTCTTTTGACACTTTCTGGTAAACAATGAACATAACAAGATTGCATGTGACAAAGCAGCTTCTAAATTACGTACGACTTATAAATAACGTTCAAAGGCTACAGAGATTGAATCCAAGCTGTGGTTATTACTCCACATTTACATTAGATGCATTTACAAGCGAGATATTTGAAAGGCATAAGtcattaaaatatcaaaacagtGACTTTTCTGAGACTAGACTACAGCACTGCACGTCCGCCAACGATGCTGGAAGTCTACCCAACCTGACCAGCACAGAGTTAGAGAATGTATTTTCAGATCTACTTactaaaaacaaacacaaagaGATTGAAGAACTGGTTGTAAAATGTCAGAATTTTCGTAAACTTCTCACATATGCTACAGTTAAAAAGCTCTTTAGATACTACAGCATGAATGGTAAACCTCAGATGGTAGctgtattacaaaattattgtgCAACAGTTGATCCCAAGTCCTACAGAACAAATGGAGAGTTCTTACATTATTTAGCAAAAGCGGAATGTATCAAAGGTAACTCTGAAAAAGGGCTGTCAATACTAAAGAGTTCCTATAAGAAATATACTAGTCTAAGGAGTTTTTATAGGATAATATTTAGAGAATTAATACAAGACTCAGTATTGAATAGATCGGAAGCGTCTTTAGTTATATTTAAGAAGTATGTGATGGAGTTTAGTGAAGAATGGTCGGATCATTACCCGCTGGTCTGCTTCTGGCATATATGTTGGGCAAGCTCCTGGTTTTCTGACCAGATGTTGGGTAATGAACTTCTGGAGATGTCTGATGTCCTTCTGGATATTGTAGCAGACAAGTAAGTATCAAATCCTATATATTACACCTAGGTATTATTAAACCTAGTACGatgaatgtaaaataattaaattagtaaaagtcccaattacaaaaaaataattacatagttACAGTAGTTCATATGTtgataatttatgtaaataaagtttacataaatatttctgtTTCTACTTTCCAGAGCTACAGCATTCAGTATAATGGCACTAAAAGACTTCAATGAAGATGCAGTTGTCAGACTGTTGCAGACGCTCCTCAAGTATGACTTGATGAAGGAGTATGTGGCCGTTCTTCAAGTATTTTTCAATTATAAGTGTAAGTTGATAAATGTTCTATGAGCAATATAGACAGTAATTTTAAAGGTTGCGGTGGGTAACAGCTGTATAGGTCAAtcaatcataaggttaagcagtGCTAGGCTCGGTCAGTCTAAGGAGTATGTCACATAAAGTTCCTTTATGATTTGTAAAGGCATTCAGTTTGCGGGCCCCTTCTGTCATTTGTACACAGGCAGTATGTTGCAAGTTAGAAACCAGAAAGCCTTTGTCAAAGGAAGTTTGACCAGGTTAGACAGACTCAAATAGCTGTATCTGGTTAGACAACAAGCCAACATCAACAATATTGGCAAAAGGTAGATGACGAAAGTTGTTTATCAACAATATATAGAAAAATGCGACGCAATTACGATGTTTTGGGGGCCTGGCAAAGAAGCTATTTTCGATTGTCAACAAGTGTGACGTATACTTTTTCATTGATGCGTCATATAAGTCTTCAGGCCATTCTATGTCGCAGTTTCTATTTAAGCCTTTATTGACCAATTGGGTTTATTCTTCAAAATGCCCCTCTaataaggtacgttttgaaatcGAGCTGCAGACTGgaactgccgaccgcacgtgCCGCAGCTGAACTACTGATTTGTATGtagttatgaaattattttggaTCGAAGTAGCAGCGGCACGTGCTCTTAGATATCCACCGATTTCATACAGTCGCTCGCTGCACGTTTGAAGTATCCATATTTAGTAGTTGTCAAAaagtcaaattcaaattcatttattgaaataagGCTTATTAAAAGACACTTTTCACACTGCAAATTAAATTGGATAACACCTCCAAAAATTCACCCCTTTCACCGCATCCTAGCGTTATGGCTGGGAATGAGAAACAGAACTCTTTTAGAGAATGCATGATATttataagttttgttttttatgataAGTTACCAAAGCCAGGGTGGTCTTTTTAGCTCTAGACATTAGCTAAGATAATGTCAGTACGACATCACAGCAGATAGATAGATGGAAATAGGTCACTTTCCAACACATTATCTAAAAGGCAAACTTATTCACTATCAGCATGTTCTAGTTTATGTCAGGTCTGTGATCCCGGCGTTCTATAGCGACGTTGTAATAAATCTGGTACAATGTTGGactttatatttaattgtaGAACAGTATTTAATGTTTGATGGCTACCAATCTTGAGTTGCTTTGTCTACCTATTCAAAAATTTTAATCATATTAGGACTAACTTAATGGTACAGCTCTCCTCAAATTTTATGACGGCTAGGACCTGACGTCTAAGTCAtggattatctatacatataataaatctgtagaaaagtaatttttgtacattgaagaaattgacaaaaaaaatagccagcatgttaaaggataactaacagaacccatttccatcatttttgtcatttttgtctgtttgtctgtttatctgtttgtttgttcgggattcacgtaaaaactacgaattaaatgcagacaatgcttatatacaaaaattctacgtaacttggggtattacttagtttttgtttcatcgaaatcgattcactctatcaaaagatatgattaattttgtgaattcaagatgtaaaatattacgacacacaatctatttgtcaaaactgtacatttgaatgttgtacttatattagttgatcggcctattattaatctttacacagaaaatcacacctttatgagtaacttcggaagaaaaaaaaaaatatgaaaattttgtttagccaaggttaaagtagctccatctgtggtaaataaaatacaccatcaatttgtcaaaggagcgaggtggtaaatgacaatacattctttatagaggattattatttcaagagatggagttgtgtattttccgtaattcaccatattttaacacgaagtgtaatttttcgatagacatttcaatagtgtttgtcagtttgccgtgccacatcaaaatccaactatattattaccttgatgaaaggaaaataaatagttctcggccaaatttaaaacggtgccatctaaattattttttgaacataatgtcaaaaatgatgactttagtggaacaattaattatcatttaaagttacagatggagttcatatcaggattttttcataaacatagtttagcttatcttccactaatgtggtgaccttaaaacaaattactttgagtgagtagtattaagtagacctttttttccgacgtcaaaaatcatcaaatgacccctccggctgtgggttagcagcggtgagggagtgtcagactcttactgactaaaaaccgtcgtgttccgtcataggccttttgtgtaccagggccgcggtatctctttcgaacaacccgcagccccggctggccttggccctgctgggccccgctggggttgtattaagtagaccttaattattttttctgatgcaaaatatgtaaacttaatcctagaagaaatgaggatctatctctcgcaagcgctgctaagcgtgaggtaggtaatgtaggattctgtagctttaaaaacaagcccagatacaaagtgcagataagaatgggagctttctcgatttaataccatacacacgtaaaatgctttatgcgtctgaaaacgtacaaattacgcgccgcataccaaagacatgtttactttcaacttctgatcgcaaatacactgttcacgattacgaacagtctcagtaagacccgagccaagtctaaaaaccctaaaaaacaccttttatataaaactacgtttgatgtcatttaatcacaaagacagaattgttctctgttgcaaatcctatccacctatatcctatcctaatccagaatgcattgcaggtgtgcattgcacaaaaaccaatggtatcctattcgagaagtcaaaagacttgacctgctaacgtcagcttctgcgctaagcaagtgttcttaatagaaccatcagaattacattcatcgttgaatgaggtgattaaattttcagaaaccacaataacagtaggagccaaagcgtatgatcgcttcatagagctctgattggccccaggtgaccaagtcaggtctgatttgtttgttcatcagatctttgaaagtgtttcggtggatacttactgtcgtcctgtttacgtgtgacacaaaatatggtatataaacgtcctccgcaagagcgaaattttcccggtgtgcggtagtgacgcacagtatacaacacttatgtttcttttgatttgctggctccaccaagaaatggcaaatagcgagcgtacattttgaaaatcttggcaaaactgcaggtttcaagtacgaacacatgaagtggactcgcacagatacgtacattttgcctattcgtgaactaatgcaaacatttcggtggagtcccggcttaggccaccacacgtgtgagtagcgcgggcgccgcgcatgcgtcgcgagcgcgttgcgtgagcgtcgcgttttgctgccctgcggcacttgcagcgcgctcgcggcgcgcacgcgccgctctccttgacgtttaactgctaaggcgtttagcggacggcgcggcggggatagcgggcgaaggggtaagaacgcaactcgagcgccgcgtgctcgccgcgagcgcgtcgcttgcactcttcacacatgccgcagggcagcaaaacgcgacgttcacgcagcgcgctcgcgacgcccgcgctactcacacgcccgaggatcacgcacgcctaatgtggggtctagggcatgcaataccggtttaccggtttcggttttaccggtaaaaccgcccattttcgggatttttaaattaccggtaaaaataatatgttaccggtaatttaccggtttttacgtttttgtgataaaatatagcaattgttcatttaacgtcaaatctttattatatagcctgaatataatgtaatattgcatacattacatattctaagagtgttaaagttgctgttttttaggaaagtaaacttgtgtctCCTTAACTagctctaggttagatacaaatcttcattctcattttattttataatatctaaacaaattttattcattcggttattccgatttccctcatagctgtcagctcatattaggtaaaaatgtagcttatgcttattttacctactctatgatcttgctgagcaagggcttttacttcaccaccatgcggacagctctaaggacacggtggagcacacagtctagatgtgcactgcctgggaagggtaccgccatatcgtcgtcgaggcaataagcagcggcgacctctcgcgtccagtcgtggttcaggccatggtcctgAGTGAAttggaagccgtcgcctccttctgggaagcagtcatgctcgagaaagAGACGGCGGAGTGACTGCGAGATCGCACCTCTCAGCCCAACCGCTGTAGAGGACCAGACACCACGGGCGCtgagtgtcgagagacgacacccggccaccgtaggcgtcggtctgtggacggtgagttcgggtggctcatcgttcctccgtctgcatagataACAGACCTGTGTTGGCTTCGCGCGTTGtaaaggcgggtctacgctagacgaaccgagcacgagcgaagtacaagcggagccgttctcggcttcatcgttcgcggcgtcaagtgtggacgcacaacgaacctacaacgatcactaTTAGCAAATCCCTTtgacaacaggcggaacgcagccgagcacgaagtgctcgcagcgcgctcgttagaggcttgtaagttggtccacactagacgaattgtgttcggctcgtgctcggctctcctagcgtagacgcagctttacacattgttcgaaagagttaccccgACCCTGGTGAAAATGCCTAGGATttactttaatgaaaaaaaaaaatcccagtAATTcgtagcgtttatcccgtcttgtgacgaggtccgctttccgtatcttcttcttccatttcATTCAGATGTTCtttccaggacatcttcctcttcgaggtcgcagattttcatgtcattcattacgacactcaaccaccacagtTTCGGCCAGCCtgtgcgcctttgaccgggtatatcgagattgagtacataacattggcgatgtattcaggctgtctcctttttacatgtccgtgctatcgcagccgtttctcttgcatattgtcggcgacatcgcgtacggatggtactgacatgtttttttgttacggcccacgtcacaaaaaatggttaccaccttataccctgtatttttatttatttttttgcttttagactacccaatgttattgttataatatcacatttttaaaattacaaaaaataccgttttaccggtttaccggtaaaaatatttttattaccgaatttttaccggtaatttttattttaccggaattgcatgccctagtggggtcagccttaccatagtgagtaagtgcacagaaaatccccgtcatacaagtgtttctccccagtagtgaaactatcctaccctatgcgcctgctgatgatgatgactcattttatcatccatccagctattccccaactatgttgg encodes:
- the LOC124638167 gene encoding uncharacterized protein LOC124638167 — encoded protein: MNITRLHVTKQLLNYVRLINNVQRLQRLNPSCGYYSTFTLDAFTSEIFERHKSLKYQNSDFSETRLQHCTSANDAGSLPNLTSTELENVFSDLLTKNKHKEIEELVVKCQNFRKLLTYATVKKLFRYYSMNGKPQMVAVLQNYCATVDPKSYRTNGEFLHYLAKAECIKGNSEKGLSILKSSYKKYTSLRSFYRIIFRELIQDSVLNRSEASLVIFKKYVMEFSEEWSDHYPLVCFWHICWASSWFSDQMLGNELLEMSDVLLDIVADKATAFSIMALKDFNEDAVVRLLQTLLKYDLMKEYVAVLQVFFNYKLRNRDIRGCTEIIRNCEALGVKLPSDQQGRYIKMLITGGKTMLPKEPTKTASKDFKLKF